The Drosophila simulans strain w501 chromosome 3R, Prin_Dsim_3.1, whole genome shotgun sequence genome contains the following window.
aaggttttctttttataatacataattaaaagcTAGTTTACGCAGCTTAATATTTGCCAGGCACGAAATTAATGCAGATAATAATTGTTTAAGCTCGCAATGGGTTAATTTCCCTGATTTGTGTGcaacaaaattttatttgagtacaaaatatgtttaaattttagaTTCGCGTGTAAGATTTACGAGCTTCTATGACTTCCCAATTGTTTggttgtttagttttattttataattatcaTGACGTCACATCTTACATCCAAGCGAAGCGAGAACAATGAGCGtgaatatttgaaattcatatttCGCAATTAAACGTAGATGCGCTGACCAGCTCTGATTTTTCAGTTAGTTTCGCTTTTAGCCGATCAGCGAACGGTTGAGCCATGGATTTATTTAGCTGTTTGCTGCTGTGCCTGGGAATTATTTCATTACCCAATGTGGTGGTAAGCACTTTgtgtaatttgtatatttttcttataaatttttaatgcatttttagtTTACAATTTGCATTCCGCCCAATCACTGCATTGAAGATGTGAGTATGATATtggtatatttaaaaacacttCTATAGTTTCTAGTGCTCCTGATTAAACATACTTTATTTTCTGTCCCACAGATGGAGGAAAGCGATGCGAAAGAGCGATTCGACTATGTACTTGGCAAATATGAGGAggtggaaatgaaaattcccGGAAAACCAGTTGGGTGAGATGAACTTTAGCGCGTGTTTGGTGTTCCACTAATTGGCTTTTCATTTCCACCGCCGGCAGTTTGCATGGGAAAGTGGTTACGCATGgcgaggcggaggagcagcacttGGTGTTCCAGTACATGGACAATACGCTGCATGACATCATCCAGACGTGTGCGTTTGTGGTCAAGCGGAATCCCGGTGAGTGCGAGAACATCCGCACCTACTGCTCGGCCTTTCTGAgccgcctgccacgccccctgctgGAGCGCCAGCCCATCAACGTGTGTGACGATGGAACGCGAGTGGCGGAGGACgagccggaaacggaagcggaagACAACCCGGATGCAGATGCTCAGGGGGAGGCTGATccgcagcaggagcagggagTTGGTCAAGCGGAGACCACAACAGCGGAGCCGGCCAGCTCCAAATTAAGTGAATTTTACTGAGTGGGGTGCAATGTCATCCTGCGGTTTGTTCATTCATCTCGACATTTAACTGGCAATTAAACGCACAATTCTAAAATAAGTGCGTAAGTAAGTGCAATTGAGATTAATTTTCTTTGACATTCAATTTTCCGTTTTAAATCACCCAACTCTTATACTTTATGAATTTCCACGTATTTTCATGTTTTAAGTATTAAaaacattgcgtatacgacaTGTTGGTTTGCTGTAGTTGTGGTtttaagcttttgttttgactcaaacttatatttatttgggaAGTATTTCGTATATCAGTATATACTGACATTATTAAATacttaatcaaattaatgaaaaaagaacgcatttttaaatattaaatattcaatattaaatattttcgtaataaagtattaaaatattatctaTCATCCAGGAACTTCAAAACGAAGAATTTTATCAATAGCGTTAGCTTATTGAATACAAATCAAACAGACAGCGCCTAAAATTAGGCTTACTAACAATGTCTACTAACATTTCCCCTTGGCTACTCAATGTCACGGCTTCCCCAGATTGAGTTAGGAAGCTCTGACAGCAACAACTATGCGGCTTTTAGTTCAACAACTGACGGCCAAAAGACTAGACCAGGCCAAGTCAGGCGCCTGCGCCGATCCCACGCTGCACAGTGGGCGTATTAcggcaaaaaaacaaaagtcaagttatTCAATTACAATTGTTTCCTACCTATAAATACACTTTTTATAGCTATATAGATCAAACCGCAGACAGATTgccaacaattaaaaaatttctagataactaaatatttgaaaagtaCTCAATAGAAAATACTGTATAGTAACTAACTAGCCTGGCACTTAGAACTTTTCTACcgaaaacttaaataaacGCCAGCTTTTAATATTGAGGCACTGTACATGTGAGAGGGAAAACTCTCTTCCCGACAGCAAGAGAGCGAGAGTCTTGCGCCAAATAACAGTAAACAAAgcccagctgctgctgctggcggtaTAAATTCGGTTTTCAGTTGTTAACGGGGCGCCAAGGCGAACTGGAGCAGCGAAATCGGAGCGCCGGAGCAGGAACAAAAGCTCCAAAACGCTGCACACCCACAAATTTGGGAGAAGTATAGAGAAAGACCGAGCCAGAGAGATAGCTGGGCAGGCGGTGAGAGCACCTTAGTAGAGAGTTAGAGAGAGATTCTCCCCGAGATAGATTGTTATTTGTGTTTGGCGACAGTGACGGTCCGGTCCCGTGCCGCACAGAATTATCTGCTCAGTGCTAAAGTTGTACTCGTGCTGCGTAGCTCGTGCGGGCAAGGCCGTTTCTCGACACGCCCGCCCATCCACCGCCCCGCGCGccctctgccacgcccccagcagctgggagcagcagctgcttttCAGTAGTGAAGTGCGTGCGCGTTTCGCGGCAAACGAAAGTGCCGCCGGTTGTAAAACAGTCAAAGGataaaatcgaaatcagtTCAGTTCGACTCTCAGCCCGCTTTTTGCATAATCCAAAACGTAATTCGAAGGGCGCAACTAAAAATGTATAGCGGCGCGTAAATATACTATTAGCTATTTACTTTGCCGTGCAATTTCCAGTCCAAATCGCAGCCCACCCCCTTTTATCAACGAAGCGCCAGTCGAGCCGCGTTATCAGCAAGCGAGcgcgacaaaaaaaaaaaaaaaaaacacagaaaaacgtactaaaaaagtaaaaaagaaagaaacagCACAAAAGTATATGGGAAACCaaagtgaaaagaaaatgcatttgagtgcgtgagagtgtgtgtgcttaggTGAGTATTAGCCGTACGATTGTGTGTGTTCGAGGGCCTCCGGCTCAGCTGAGTGCtgagtaaacaaacaaaaaccaaccgAAGCCAAACGCAGACCCCAGCACAAATACCACCGCAAATACCACCGCCACCAGCTAAATATATGGGTAGCCctcacccacccacacactcgcacgcaaTTATTAGCGTTCCCCAAATCCCCCAGAAATGTGcgaattatgaaatattttaccCTTGAATGTCATACGTATTAGAATTAGCGGCGGGGTGGCCAGCGAGCGTTACTTTTTAGCAAGTTTTTAATACCCCGCCATGCGGTGAATGCTAGGGGTATGCCCAATTTAAGAAGCACTAGAACCAATTCAACATGAAACTGAGATTAAAACTCTGGCTGAAAATTGGATAAACATGTGCCTTTGGATTTTACTACTATATATTCTTCTATCATTCAGCACTTCATGGGGCCAAGAATGTATATCCTATTTCTTTTTCTCCTATATTCTGTTAGAAATTCGAAAACTAGATCATACGAacgatatatattttttagtttgttgCCAACCCAAAAGTATATTTGGTTCAAATTTGAGACAATATCCGCAAAGCTCAAGAATTAATGCCTTTGCCCACATGTTGGACATTTACTATGCTATAATTTACAATGAGATTTTGTAGAAAACCATTAAGACTATTTCAGATTAGCACATAGTCTACAATTGCCTCAGCCTGAGGTAGTAATATTTACAGCACTTTTTTGCTTTGCACTGCATAATGtaacaaatattattgcaaatgttatatttatagGAATCTTTAGATAAAcctttattatatattttaatgtatttgcaagaaaaataaagttttgatATTCTTAAACGGATATCCCAAAGTCGGgacacttaaaaatataatttagatTTACTTTCGGTTCGTTCCATGGGGAATCAGAAAAGTAGGACCAACTCTGCGTGACCCCAAAAACTTTCCTGTGACGTGCGATTTGCCTAACGCAAATTATTCGAGTGCTGCTCCAACGCATTTTGCCACTTTTCTTAGCGCGCGCAATTTTCTTCTCGGCCGCCCTTTTGGAGACCCGCCAAAGTGTCTGTGAAATCCattaagttttgttttcgttttttatgaACAACATTGACTTTGTCAACGGTTCGTTCGCCAACATCCCCTGGACCCTCACGCACTTTTCCGCAGAGCAACTGAACTGAGCAagtcttttattttattttaatgccctcttctttttggccactCTCCGGGAGATTCCCCTTAGtggattttttttacaaaaatgttGTCAAAATTTATTGACTCACTTTCGTCCTTGTATTATCCGGCTTTATCCGTCTGCTGCTGTCTCTTTGTTGTCACACCAGCGAGCGTGACAAGTTATTTCAAAGTGAACAGGAGCTTTAAGGGTCATAAACTGGGCTTTTCACAACTTTCAAGAACTCCAATTAGGTTAATTATTGGTCTGGCACAGCTATATGTGAGTATTATCTTTATGAAGGACCATTGTTAGTTTATAAAGAAACTATTTGTAAAGTTCACaagtattttttatgattatatataacaaatatgcttctaaaagtatatttatattaatttaaacaaaatatctcGAGTTAAAGGATAATCTTAATGTCTGAGATCCATTAACTCTGCAATTGTTTTTCGGTTACCTCTAATGGAGATCTGTATTAGCTAAATGCTCGAGGAGGATGTAAAGTAAATGGAGGAGCCGGCTAAAAGGTTCCACCTGTCTTTAGTGTCCTGCTCTTAATCTCGTGGGATTCCCCCTGTATTCTGTTTGTCTTTTCTTCTTGTGAAATGCGTATAAGGTTGGGGCCGCGCGGATTTATAGTATATGGAATCCCGATTTTCCGTGGGACCGCTTATAAATAGTCCCCGTTCTCGGCGATTACCCTTCGCATGCAATTTACCCCGGCACTTGTTTGCCCATCTCGTTCTCTTTTGCCTCTTTAGGGCCGGGCACGTGCCTCTTACTTTGCGGGAAAACTGGAGCATTTTCGACGGAAGCCCCAAGGCCCAAAACTTGCTCTCGGCCATGTTTATGGCGTCTGCCGTTGACTGACGTTCATTGGCTTTTGTGcggatatttgtttttgttattattccGCCATTCTCCGGCGTCcgtgtccttcgtccttcatCATTGGCCATAAAACGGTGTCTCCGAGCACATTTCGCTGGTCGCGTCGGCATCCAACCATGTCTTAGTATACAGGACTCCATCTATCCGTTCATCCTTCCTCCATTTttacaagtttattttgtTCCCGAAATTCTCTGAAATCCTTTGCATTTCATCCTACTGTTTGCTATCGCTCTGGGACTTCCTCATCCTTTTTACTCATCTGTCAGGGCTCCTACGTTTCTTCCTTTTCCGACTTCATTTAATCAgcaattcatttatttaaacgcCTTCGAGAAAatcatttatgtttattgatTGAAAGAGAGAAGGGAGGCTTTTAGTGGAGGGGTAAAGAGAGCAATCGCGAAGGACACGCCATCTGAGCTAAAACAGTCACTAATTCGATTTGTTGCTTTCAAAATTAGAACACAATTAGTTATAAATCCAAGTCTACTTAATTATATTGGCGTCCACTTTGGACAATTTATGCTTTGCCCAATTAAGCTGACTCTTGTATTTGCTGAAATATACCCCATATTTATAGGCTTATTTGCAATAGATAATTTATTACATTATGataatgataaatattttaccagAAACCGAGTTTCTTTAAGATTAAGAAACTTTATATGCGAtagatttcatttttatgataGCAACAAAGCTAACTAAATTCTTAAGCTTTAAATATGATGATGatacatatttattgatatttcCAACTATGATGTAAGACAacttgaaaactttaaaaagttgcacaaaatttgtttgaaactaattaattttttccaataTCTTTGCAGTAAGAAGTTTGAAAAACTGGCACAAAACATAAATTGGTAAGTcacgttacgtatacgcagcgttgccGTTTAAAATCGCTTACCAACTACGTAAACAAAATTTGGAAACAAAAAGGGAAGATGGAGTTCGATCTATTAATAGCTGGCCCAAAGGATAGTTGTAAACTTTTCCTCCAGCTGCGATTCTTTGCAAAAGACACTATCGAAGACGGATGACACGGGCACGCCCCCAATCGGTTTACTTACTTTTTCAGGGAAGACAGGGCATGCGATTTCTCTGCAGCTGTCGTCGGACTTTTAGCTGCCATTTGAGGAAAGAAACCACATTGgcgaagaaaaaacaacattcCCTGTAGAACGAAAAGTGGGGGGAAAACTTCACCGTTAGCCGTTTTGTGCGGCGCTTAGCCGTCTTAGCCATTTTGAGTCCCGATTCAGCCGCCACTCGCCGATATTTTTCGCAAAGTTTTGGCCACGTTTACACGGTTTCCTTCTACCAATTCTTCCTTGGCCACTGTGGCTTTTTGCCGGAAATAACACACGAGTGCGGCGGCGATAAAGGttgtctgcgtgtgtgtgtgtgtgttagccaaGTTCGCTTTCTGTCCGCTCCCATGGCGAAAATTATTGTCTAAGGTTGTGTCGCTGTCCCCACTAACGCATAAATTTGACTGTCGCACATATCCTGCGATTTCGTTTCGCTTTCTTCCCCCGCTCTTTTCTCGGGGCTTCGCATATCCTGTTACtgctttttgtgtgtttttgcctttgttttttcttgtattgttCGGTACTTgccttttagttttttttctaCCGTTTATATGCTCTATTTTTAGACCTCaacacttttatttttggttgatACTTTTGTTCTCGCGTTTGTGGTGCAAAAAGCTGACTGTATTGTTTTTACATCTTACTGGTTGTGGGTCAAAACCGAATTGTTTGGAAATGCGAATTACCAATTAAAAGCTTGCGACTTTGCTTGCTCTCGACTTCGCTATcgattatataataataaacctGTCGGGCCACGTGGCGCCTGAACTTGCCACGTAATTATACTCTCATGTGGACGCAACTGCCGGTCGCTGGAACTCGTTATGGCCAGGAGGCAATTACGAGTAATTTTAATAACATagattacgcatacgccccgagTGCCACTCGACGGTATCTGAAATGGGTCACGGCAGTGAGGACAATGGAAGTTGcgtttattgtttaatatttgtatgcctaaatattaaaatttgaattagAATCGCAATTAATATTGATATGGGACCACTATCAATCATATTGACATATTGTTCGGGATTTACGTCAGCAATAAAGCTACAACTATTTGGTATTCCATTTGTCAAAATGTGAAACTTAAAGTTCCGCAAGACATGCCACCCCAAAATGCTATGTGGCGGCAGGGACGTAAGCCGGTGGAAAAACaggttttaattaaactgaGACTTGGGGTTAAGCTTGGAAACTGTTCACTTTGCAGCGAACACACTCACGCGTTCAAGCGGAGACTTAATTACTTAGCACGACTTTCGAGAGGACCCACGTAGTGATGGAAAACGGTTAGCCGCACTTCAagacacgcccacacacacggCGAAAAGTCCTTTCGGGAGCCCGGTGACCGAGCTGCGTcggcataattaaattattccaCAACAATTGCCGCTGGAACAAGAGTCGCTCATTGAGTTAATTTGCGACAAGTCGAGGTGGCGATGGTGATGTCGACGATTTCGCTGCCGCCAAAGTTTCTGACTGTCCTTTGCTCTGACTGTTGGTCATTTGGCTGAACTTTACGCAGAAAAAGGATTAATTAGGATTAAAAGTGTGTCGAGTGGTTGACAAAAGCCCAGAACGGTTAGCCCTCGACTGCAAAAAGCCCAACGGTGGCctcaacaaaaaaagaaaaaaagaaaacagctGGAAAACTCGGAAGGAAAATAAAGTTAAGTAAAATACAAGTGGCTGGTTGGTTTCTGACGGTTGGCGTAATCGTGCGGCATAAATAAAGTCAACcagttggccaacaatttCAACTTGGCTGCTTGGCTGCCTGACGATGATTTCTCATTTTGTGCATGgcgcatttaattaacataattcGATATAATTCTGGATTTCGCACGCCGCCGGTTTCTGTTTGGCtcttgcatttaaatgaatttagcATAGATTACAATTTATTACACAGGCCCGATTAATTTCTGTTGTTTAGCATTTCGTGTTCTTGGGCTGCTTGGGCTTGTTGATCTTgccaaatttaattgaataacaATTTCGAAATTGGCTCATAACCCACTCACTCACCCCACCCGACCAACTCGTTCCAATGCTCAACTTGCTCGTCCCTTAccgaattcaattaaaactaacAGAATTTATCGGTTTTCAATGCAATCAGTTTGGATGGGATTTCGTGTTAAAAGTCTTCACCTGACGATATCTGAGTGGCCAAGCTTTGAGTGCATGACAGagctgaaattgaaatcagtTTAATggcagtaaataaataagttaagcTGTCGAATCCCCTGCCAGCTGCCCGTTCCCATTGAAAGTATTGATCCTATGGACGATTGAAAGCATGTATGCACACATCTCGAAACTTTTTATGAATCAGTCATTTCGCTTTGAATGCCCCAACAATGCGTCGCTAATCTAATGaaatcatttccattttcatttccatatcCATTTTGCTGACATTAAAGTTTTAAGCCCCTGAATGGCTTTGGTCAACCCTTTTGCGTTTTCGACCTTTTCGCAGAACTGCCAGTGATATTAGTTAATGCGCTGCTGCGGTCGTCCATGCggaattgttattatttaaatggccTATTCATTCCGGTTCCCCTTTTTGCGGCTAAATAGTTTGCAGGGTAACGTGGATGTTATAGCACCAACGGAAGCCTAATGATacgaaatatattataaaaagaaTAGACTTACACAACTTCAAGAAAACAGTAGAATTCatatgataaatttatttttaatattctgcTGCTTAAGTAGTGGTACTGGAGTTGCTAATAAGTTTACCCCATGTTTTCGCATCCCTTCAATACTTTTCTTTTTAGGGTATCTAATCCGTTTATCCCGACTTAACATCAACTGCAGAACGcatttgtttggccagcaaactgagtggaaaaacttttaactAAAACCCAAGTACCTACACACAAACATGTTGGCCCACATTGACAACGAGGATAACTGGGTGGAGGAGGCTGGAATACGAAACGCTGAATCCCACTAGGAAAGCTGAAAATTGTGAAGTGTAAGCAAGTTGTAAGATATGCAGGGGAAAGGATTCGCATAGAAGGGTATTTCCAGCTTTTTAGCCACGGTTTCGGGCAAAAGAACACGACTTCCAAGTAAATTCACAcgaatatatgaatatttcatttggcaaatgTAACTAAATACAGACCAGGCCAGCCGCAGGACATGTCTCTCATCTTCGTTTCGCCATCAAATCTGCTAAAGGACATGTGTAAAGTGTCGATGTGGGTGTATTCTAGTGCTTGCCAACTGCGGCTTTGCAATTGAATGCGAGCGAGGGGCTGTTATTCCATCGTGGTCTTTGCTTCCTTCTGAGGTCTTGAGTCGAGTGGCTCTCCTTGGGTTGCCATAAACGCTCCACGCTGTTTATGCTAAAAATCTATGCCACATTAGTTCGTTGCCATCCAGGCACAAGTTTGTTGTCGTTCGTTTTGTTTCGAGGGTCATGTTCGGGCTGCCAACGTTGTTGCGCTTTTGTTTGGGCCATGTTCTTGGCTTTTTGTGCGGCGGTGAAGAGGGCTTGAGGTTGGCAGCGAGCGAAAAGGAAGCcgccagacagacagacagccaCACATTCAGTTAGTCAGGAAGGACAGGGGCAAATAAAGGGAAATGCACTCGGAAAAAAAACGTTGAATTTCATCTTTGACATCATATTTTCTAATTCTTGAATACCTAGCGGAGTgcagaaaacagaaaagtccaaaaattaaaatatcttgTGGGGTAAATCTATATCTACggtattttaattaacacaactatatttactatattactatatcatttaaattagTGGGCTCTGTGAGTTTTTAAAAGTGCAGTCACAGATACGATTTCGTGACTCGGCAAGGCCACACAAATGGGACAAAAGAGCATCAGCGTAAGCGGCCATAAACATTCTCCTAACAACATGCAACAATGTTCACGTAATTATGCGCCCGAGTCCTTCTTGTTAGGACAGCTCATGTTGATGCTTAACTCCGCTCGGTTTTATATCCGTGCTCAGGCAGGCCCTGCAGGCTGCAAGTTGCTCCGAGTTGAGTTATTATCTCCGCCCTTCGAGGACCTCTACGTGTGTGGgcgtattatttttaacgcCCGAGCACCTGGAGCTACGGACCACACATAACACTAACAGCTTGCCAACTCTGAGCTAATTAATAACCGTAATTAAGTTGACTTAATCTAAATGGCCGTTTTTGCATTCTTCTCTTGATAAAATGTGCCACAATGTGCGATTAATGTGGGCTATCAACTTGAATTTTCTGGGATCACTTAACAGTTCTCTAAAGCCAAAGTTAAAGCCagtgcgaaatgcaaatgctgaaAATGGCAAGGAGCACTGAATAGAGAGATAGCAAAAGGTTTTTCTGCCTCATAAATCTGCGATGAGTATTCAAAGCGCCCACTGCAAAATCATGGCCATGGGACTCTCGAGCAGGACTACTCCTGGCTGCTGCACAcgttgcgtatgagcaatTAAATGGAAACGCGACCCTTGTCACGTATGCGCCATGTGACACTAGTTCCTTGTGTTTAATTACAGTTTTTATGGCTTCAATGGACACGAAAACCGATTCGCGACCACATTAAACGGCTGAAGGGTCGCGACGAACAGCAAAAACTGACTAACGTCCAGTTTTCCAAGGGACTGGGATAGGAAAACGGAGCATGCAATGgaaagcaaattaattactgccggaaaagaaaaatggaaatgttggATTGGGGAAGTGGCGCCTGAAAGTATGCCTCAAGTATTGGGCAAACTTTAAGTTCAAGGTGGTTTGGGGGAAGGAATATCTtataaaagtgaaagaaatattGCTTTTACTTGAGCACACAGCCCaaccacactcacacacaccaactcacacacccacccacacgcACGGCAGTACACCCACGCACACCGAAACAAACATAAGCAACAATAAACGTGTGCATAAATTTCGTGTCGAGTTGCGATGTGCACGCAATACGGGGGGATGGGGGGCTAAAAAAAGGAATGGCGTCAGCCAACATTTGAatagcacgcacacacgcatatGTCTCGACGGCATTCGGTACAGTGAACACCCGCTAAGCAAACAGGAAGTGCTCATAGCACGTTTTTCTCATGATTATTGTTGGTTTCTAACAATTCTACAAATGTGAAAGCtctataataatattaaaaccaattttattaACATGCCtgcattataaacaaataaatcagttcgctcaaatgcaattacaattgAGCTACGCGGGTTTCTGTGGCAAGTACCCCCTGTACGAGCTCAATAGTTGAATATTCTTTTTACGTGCCGTCGCCACCGTCACTGCtgtttgcttttccattttactTTGCGCTTGTTATCGTCACTTCTGGATTCAATCAATCTTCCTTCTGCggccagcagctccagcacGCACCGCCAGCTGAGTGCCACTCTCAGTCGGCTTGGGGCtgccacgcgg
Protein-coding sequences here:
- the LOC6739724 gene encoding uncharacterized protein LOC6739724 isoform X1, with product MDLFSCLLLCLGIISLPNVVFTICIPPNHCIEDMEESDAKERFDYVLGKYEEVEMKIPGKPVGLHGKVVTHGEAEEQHLVFQYMDNTLHDIIQTCAFVVKRNPGECENIRTYCSAFLSRLPRPLLERQPINVCDDGTRVAEDEPETEAEDNPDADAQGEADPQQEQGVGQAETTTAEPASSKLSEFY
- the LOC6739724 gene encoding uncharacterized protein LOC6739724 isoform X2, with protein sequence MDLFSCLLLCLGIISLPNVFTICIPPNHCIEDMEESDAKERFDYVLGKYEEVEMKIPGKPVGLHGKVVTHGEAEEQHLVFQYMDNTLHDIIQTCAFVVKRNPGECENIRTYCSAFLSRLPRPLLERQPINVCDDGTRVAEDEPETEAEDNPDADAQGEADPQQEQGVGQAETTTAEPASSKLSEFY